aaaagaaaagaagacgTGCATTGCAAACGACTGTATGTAGTAAACTTCTGTCTGATCGACATATTGTCTCACTTACAAAACCAACATTTATATACTCTTCATATCTCATCTACCAAAGGTGTTGTTCTAATGTTTGTATTCGTATTGTATGGTTGTTTTCCATGAATAGTTATTGTCTGAGACACAGTAGAACTGCAGTCATGAGACAGTAAAGGATCATGCTTGGTTAGGTTATTGGAGGAAATGCGTTTTGAGGGAAAGCTTTTATAATCATGGAGGCCTAACAAATTTTGATAACATTAGATATTTGCCAGATTAAGAATTGTCTCTGTGATGAGAACTGACATGAGGTTCCAAGCAGAAAATGTGTAAATCATATGTAAGAACATCAGATGCTTAACATGATTATGTGCAGATTATTGTGGGAATTGCAGTCTCTATGTTCTATATCCGCAATCACAGATGAAATGAGTATTTGATCCTCATCATCTGCAGAGCACTGTTGTATATAGATTGTAGGGTAGTTGCCAACTTGCAAAGTGAAAAATTTTCATGGAAAGTCACATCCAGGCTTTGcttgaaactttgttggaaaagTACCATTTTACTGTGGTTGCTGAGTGGTAAACTTTGGCACAACAGTTTACTTGTGAGTTGCTTTCTTTCTTCATGACCTTAAAAGATGGACCCATTCTTgccattttttaaattaaataaatttcatgttcTAAGAACCTTCTGAATTATTTAAACTCAAAGATACATAAACATTTTCAAGAGCATAATTACAAGTAACCAATAGAACTACTGTGTTGCCAAAACAAGTCGTACCACACATTGCATGTAAcgctgaaaataaaaaaatttgaagtttcAAACCACAATTTTAGACAAACTGCGTTTAATCTCTAATTTCTAGGAACAAAGCATGGCTAGAAAGTACAAATTACAAAATGTAAAAAAGgataaacataataatattgCTTTCATAATTAATTGTTCCATGTTTGTCAATAGATATAAAAATCCATgcttccatttctccatttttctCCTCCCACAACCTAGTGAAGTGGATTCAAGAAGCAGGTAGAGAGGAAGACTGAACAAGGGCTGAACCAAGGAGGTTATTGCAAAGACTAGCACCTTCATGTGTCTTGTTGTGCTCCGCTGTTGGACTGCTTCCCGCACTGCTATTAGAAAGAGAACCGAAGGAAGTCTTTTGTAAGACACCGGTAGGTGATGATCCTAACCGAGGACTACTATCCCAGCCCTCTGTCATGAGGTTAAGTGCCGATGAGCTCTTACACTCACCTGTGCTGCTGTTAGTACTATGCAATACCTCGCCAAGAGGACCACCCATGGATGCCTCCCAAGAGATAGGAATCCAATTTGCTTGCCTCTGGTTTGAGTCATTAATAACACTGCCCACACCCAATCCCATGTGAATGGGATCGAACTCACGTGACAATCTGAGAGGGGATAGTGTTACTTTATCATTGTTAGTAGAGGAAGTAAAAGAAATGTAATCAGAGGCAGCCATGGGTACTGATATGGAGAGTTGGGTCCTATCTGATTGAACATCAATTTCTGGCCAGGAAATGGCTGAACGATCAGACTGCGTTTTAGAACACTCGTCCATGAACTGGCGAAGGGAATGCTGAGATTCAGTTTCTTGACTAGTAAAGTTTCTGCACTTAATCAAGGCAGAGATTTTATGAGAAGGGTTAAGGAGTGAGTCAGAGGAAACAAGTCCAAACTCAGTTCTTGAGTGATGTTCATATGAGTTCTGCTGCTTTGGGATCAAGAAAgggttttcttttgattttaagTCACCGGTCACGGATGTCATGGTGAGTCCTGGTGTAGTATCACCCACTGTGTCTTTACTCAGAAGCAACCTGAAAGATCAACAATCATCAATGGAATTAGAATCCATTAATGACAAGTTTTTAAGTAACAGGGTATTGAACAACCTGTTGAAAGAACCTTCCCTAATAATAACTAGTAAGACCGGTCACTGTCAAGGATGGCAGAAGATAAGTAGATTCtacaattattattaattttatatagcCAAAGCGATAAGAACATATGGGCAGAAGGCAGGCACCCTACCATTCCAGGATAAATGCTATAACAGTGTAGCTGAAAGATCCACAATCATCAACGGAATTAGAATCCATTAATGGCAAGTTTTTAAGTAACAGGGTATTAAACAACCTGTTGAAAGAACCTTCCCTATAGCTTACAAACAAGGAAGGAAGCAATGATGAGGGGATAATTCTGTCACCTGTTCAGTGTAGCTGCCGCAGAAAGATTAGATGCAGTAGCAGGCTGCGAATGCTTGAACTGCTGTTGTGCAATGGCGAGGCTGTTGGATTCGCCGCTGCCACCGGTTGGCCCTAACACTGATGCTGAAGAGGAGACAGTAGGCATCAGTTTGGCGGGGGCGATGGCTGCGGCGGAATGGCCGGATTGGCCTTCCACAGGCTTTCTTGAACGATGGCGTCCCCTATTCATATGCCGCTCGCAGTACTTCTGGTCGGCAACCGCATCTCTTGAACACCGCCATTTCTTTCCATCTGTTCTACGACACCGCCCTGGCTCTGGGTCAGTGTTATTCGAGAACCCAAGATGAAAAGCCCCCCAACCCACTGTTTGAACATCATTAAAAAAAGGtcaataaatttcaaattataactTCAAAACAAAACATTCCAGAAATATTAAAGTAGAAGATGCAGGCTTAAGCATGCATGCCAAGGCCATATCTGTTACTCTTCTGTGTTTGATATAGCTTTGAGCTTTCAGGTTtaccattgatttttttttcttttgatttggaaaaaaataatatacacACTGTTTTACTTTAACAAAGGCAGGGGAGAAGTTGCCTTGTCGGACATGGGACCAAAACAAATGTGGCAATGAGCTATAGTTGAAATTTGAAATGTCCTGACAGTGATGCTTTGATTCAAACAGATTATGCAATCAAGTAGCGCGTGTGGTGCATTGTTTTGGCTTAGTTGAACAGTGTTTCTCTCTATTAAGggtggaaattaaaaaaaaataaaaaataaaaaagggaaacaaAAAAGACAATGAAAACCCCAGAAAGTACTTCTTTGCCAATAAGAACAGAAAGTAAAGTGCAGCACTAACTCGTGCCTCCCCTCCCCCCTTCCCATTCCCAAATCTTTATGAGAGAGGGAGAGAGGAAGGTCTGTTTGCTTCTACTTTTGCATCAAGCATGGAAATCATATGGACATTATGGAAAAGTTCTTAGAAAAATGTTTCCTTTTTGAAGAGACAACTTACATGTATTGGGTCTGAGGAGTCCACCGGAGAACAAAGAGAAATTAGCAGAATCAAGGGATTTTCTTATAGGAATGAGAAGATTAGATGGGATAGGCACATTTGAAGTTATGTATTTGTAGATCAAAGCCTGGTGTTCCAGCTCCATCCATTGAGATGGGGTGAATGGTCCTCTACCTCCTGCTAACACCCCATGCATGTTTGCACCATTAAACCCTCCAGTGTTGTAGCCTGTTGTACAAATCCAGGAAGAAAATAAGTGAAGGTTAAGCAAAACatattgtaacaaaaataaaataaaaatgaaggcAGAAAAGCCAGAATTTCAAGGTTTTCAAAGCAGTGCAATGGGAACAGGTAAGAACCCAAAAACAATCAAGGATGAACCTTTTTGGGTTTCTTCTTTTGTTCTCATAATCACTGTTTGATTTATTACCAAAAATATTTATCTCATAGAACAGGcagatgaaaataaaaatagagaaccTCACTTTTTTTTATTGACAAGACTTAAAAAAAAGACCTCTCACAGATTTTCATGAAAAGACCCTTCATCAGAACCATGGAATCAAACAAGAAAACCAAGAGAAAGCATGTCTAGTCTTTGCTACAAGTCACAAGAATATGCACCAGCCAAGAGGTCAAAaccattttatttccttttccGTAATTTCCTCAAATGATGATGAATAGGGTAATGATGTTAGAATCTTAGCGTTGCTGTCAACatatatacatgtgtatatatatagtgaTATACCTGTGTTTCTAGTGTAAGCAGGTGATGTCAGTTGAAAGTAAGGAAATGCGACACTTTGAGAGGCTGTATCAACGGAAAGAGCGTCTGATTTGGGAGCAGAAAAGCTCAGCATTTGTTGTTGCTGGTGTTGTCCGTCAGAGAAGATAGAGAAATTGGATCTAAGTAAAGTATTTCTGTGGTTGTGCAACGCTGCCTTGGAGGTCGAAAAATCATCAAATTTGGCCAGTTTCGAACTCCTCCAGTCGTCCTCATTATTGCCGGATCTCTCTTGCTTGAGGAACCCGGAACCGTACCATTTCTGCTTTGCCTCAGGATCTGCAGCAAGACTGGTACAACCAGCAGTCGTCGTCGTAGTAGTAGTAGTGGTTGCAGTATCTGAACCCACAAACCCTTCCAAACCCACCACCCCAAAATCCATTTAGAAAGACACACCCCGCCCCCCTCAATCCAACCTACAACACAAACTCAAGATTCAAGAAATGAAGCATTGGGTTATTATTAATACTCAAGACAGGAGCTTGTGAGGTGCAAGATGCTCATTTCAAGTGTTTGGTTCATAGATATTATGGTTTAAGCTTTAGCTCAGACTCAAAACCAGACTAGTTTTCGTTTAAAGAGTTGATGTTTAAAGGGAATAAAGACAAAGTAATTGgagacagagagagagagagagagataaaGTAGGCGAGGCAAGGCGAAAACTAAGCGGACAAAGCTAGTCCTAAACACAAGTGTCTCTCTATATATCTTTAGACATAATgagtgaaaaaagaaaaacatctgCTTTTATTTATTAGGGATAAGAAAACCTGAGGAGTAAGGCTACTCCTATTATTGTTGAAGCAAATTAAAGATAATTCTTTTTTCACACCTTAAATATCTAAGcctaaaaaataaagtttaccaCCCAAGTTGCCTTAATAATTTCCTCACTTGAGGAATTATCCTAGAAAAGTTTCAGACAGCAAAGTGATTTCTTCTTATGACAGATAAAAGGAAGGGTTTATCTGTAATTTCGAAACCATCCATAGTACTTGGTGCTTGCTTTTTTTCATATGTTAATCAGATGGTTCAAGTAGAAGAAAATTGCAGAAAATGTAATTCATTCAAAAAAGAAGTTTGCCTTGCAAAGTCCGCTAGCGGTTTCCATTCACCATTCTCTCTCTTCATAAAGTTAGAAGGCCAAGATGGGGTGGGCTGCATGAACTCATTCACTCAATATGCAATGCCACGTGACAGTCGCCACAAATAAAATTCCCCCCTCAGCCTCAACTCTCTTCTCCGGACATCCCTTCTTAAATTTCTACAAATTTCTAACCACAGCCtctttcatgaaatttttaaaacatgCTTCAATTCTAACACCGcacattacttttattatttcaatccTAAGTGTCTATGCTGAAAGGTTTTAAGAAagtggtttttattttattttaatattattatacatttagCTTACTTGTTgccttttttataattaaatttatgtttgtttaactTGTCACGTAATTCCATATTTATGGTATCAATAAAATTTATGATTAAGTTGGTTATtaggatattttttttatttttatattttttaaataaaattaataaaaattcatcattttaatttaagataGTAATGGGACTGGGACAAAAGCGGATGTTGCTAAATCCATCACCACTTTATAATTGATACACCCTGCTTCACTCACTCCATTATAGATGTTTAATCTTAAAATCACTACCATCTCTATAGATGTTAGACTCTACCACTTCTATGGTTGTTAGATGCATCCATCCCTATCTCACTTCGctccattttaatttaatttttgctacttatttttcctataatttttaaacattttagaaACAAGTGAATGTTTAAACACAATTATTCaacaaataattaaacataaaatatatgaatttttcttaacacatttttacatttttactcttttaacaATTAATATATGTAAGAACAAAATGGTAACTTCATATAGTGGAGCAGAACGGAACGGTGTAAACAATTATAATAACAACTCCATGTCCATTGTTCAAAAAAGTTTTCTCAACACCCGAGACGGATTAGCGTAAAATTAATAGAGAttcttacatattttttatataatttcctTTTACTAACATAATTTAGTTATATTTAACACCGAAGCGGAAGTATGCATAACATATCCAAAAGGCAGTAAATTAAAACATTTGCACCGAAAAAGACCATACATAAAGCATATGTTAATGTTATGTTTGGAAAGAAATAGCAAAAGAAACCCACAGCTTCTAAAATCCATGATTGAGCATCTCTAATCTCATACCTATAACATGTTGCATCACTTCAGGAAAAACACACTTTATACTTCATCCCAAACATAGACAAGACAGCCTCTTCATTCGACGTTAAACCTTTGATGTTTTTCATATCGTAAAAAAGGGTGGAGACAAATGAGTTGCTCTCTCAACTCAATTTACGGACCTTTTCATTACTACCCCATTTCTTTTACATTATCTGTTGGCATTCACTACTTCAAAATAAATGCTGTTGGTGTTCCAACTGTGAGACCTTCTACTTCATTCAAAGAGATTACTAGATTTTAGTTGTTTGAAAGTGTTAAAGAAAATTATTGGACATTAATTGAACTTATCAAACCATGTTGAAACTCTTTAGAAATTACGTGTCCCCCCTCCCCCTCCCATTTTTTTAAGCACATAATGTAACCATAAATTCTAACATGCAAGCATAGTGGAAAATATAGAAAGTTACATTGAATCCAAATGGGGCCATGTTACTTCATGTTGCACCCTACCTTTTTGCCTCATGTTAAAATGACAAACCGTAAAGTCAAATCCATGGTCTTTGTAAAAATCCAGcaaattttcatttctttcaccTCCAAATATTACATTCTTccattcgaaaaaaaaaagtgttccaCACTACACAtttgtttaaattgaaaaaagCATTAATTATCTCAAATGAGGGGAAacaaagagaaaataaattataaagggaATACTATAGAAGAAAGATgggcaaaaaaagaaaagggaaaggaaaggaaaacgATGGATCTGGAAGGGCATAGATGCATGCTTTCGAAGCATCCTTGTCAAGGTTGAAACTAGGAAGACAAGTTGAGGCATGTACAACATCATACAATTATTCTCTTctttcttattcttcttctttgcAAATAAAAGCTATACCCATATTTGCTGTTATTTACCCACACAAGTCGTGTTTTGTTTTTTGGGCACTTAAACATCTCATTCCAAGTTAAAAATGGTCCCAAAAGTCCAGAACTCGTTTCGTTTCTTTTTCTCTATGGTCTTTCATTTTCCAACTCCCTTTTTCTCCTTATAAAAAAACAAGGGCACTACTTCAGTAATATAATCCAAATTAACAACACGGTAATTTACTTACATGTGAAGTTGGAGGCTTGGCAACCGTGACGCCTAAGGGAGGTAGCAAGTGCAAGGGAGtcacatatattatttttctaatattggtCTATTTTAATGTATCAATtcaaattatcattatttttaaaaaaattaatatatgtattaaaaatatttataaatatcaaataatgagattaaatagatctcaaatataaaatatttataaattatataaaagattATTATTTGGTGAATTGGCATCAAAATTTCAACTCCACAATCCATCATTAAATAAACAAGGTAAAAATTATTGTAtacattaaaaagaaaatcatcaCATATTATCTATATAACAATCCatcattcaacaattttaaaataaataataaacattcaaaattttaaaaaattagtattaATCGGTACACCATATTTCAATCGAGTGAAATTAACCGGTACACAGTACCAATTGAAATTCACACCAGAACAAAACAGGAATTTGTTGCTTCAATTTACTACCGGAACAGAACGTTCCAACCGGCTTGGACAATACTAGAATGAAATCGACTACATCAAGTTGGTGTTTCTAATTAAAGTATAAAGggatcaaaaaaatattatttttttaaaatcaaatatgaatatttataaaagagGATCAGTCTCTCATAATCTTATGTCTTGATACATGTGCGTGGTTGGCTACTTTGAAAAGCATGGTAAACATTAGATAAATTGTGAAGAGACGAATGTAGGTAGACAAGGTACCATGTGTGCAATATAGAGAGAACCGAACAGTTGTCGCTGATGGGATAAATTGAAGGAGTTCTACATGACGTACATACATGTTGCCACGAAATCGTGTTTAATGGAAGTGCCGCTCTTAGCCAAGGCATGACGGTGACATGGCGATTGAGGTTTCAACATGACAAGGTCATGTGATGAAGCCTAAACAAACAAGATACTTATAACAACACGagaatatgttaataatttttcATCTAATTTGACCTTGTTTACCAAATTATAACTTCAATTAACATacatttaaaagtttaattttttcaaataataatttacatgAAATTATAATCAAAGGTAAGTTCAAAGGGACAATCAAGTGTTTTAGAtgttcaaatttaatttatattttttccatgataaaattttataaactgaCATCCAACAAATTATAATGAAAGAAGTCATTCGATTTGTGCAGTAGAAAATGTTGTTATAAAAAACCAACAATCAAcctatatagatatatatatacatatttcatttaacatttcaaaGCTCGTTCTTTGTTGATTAGATATAAGAAAGCAAACAGATGGGAAGTAGGGGACAAAGCGCGTGAGTGTAGGAGCAAGTGAGGtatcagaaaagaaaaagaaaaggagatttTAGCTTGGAGAAGACAATTCGACGAGTGCAATAAAAGAGGGAAGATGATGaaccaaaaaaacaaacaaacaagtaaaataaaagttcagaaaaaagaaaaaaggattgTAATAGCAATGTTATCTCTTTCATTTTATCTCGGATTCCTCAcacatcttcttctttttttaatttaaaatttattcttttttctaGGGGAGAATGACGTTGACCAATCAGTAGACAGTGGTTAAGATAATGCCACGTGGGCCCTCAGGACATGACCATtgtattttttcatttaatttttatcttattaatacaaatattaaaGAGTGTGCGCGTTCGGgcttatttttcataaatatgaaatatcCCAAATTAATTAGTAAGATAGTTGATATCTCGGAGGACCCAGCTTCAAAATTGGCACCTCCGAGTCCGACTGCCGTTTTCTATTGGGAAAGTATCATAAATAGTCCCCATatttcatcaaattttcataataattaattttagttagttttaattGTTTCTTTTTCCTAATTTCAACACAATATCAATAGGTTTCAAGCCAAAACTTTGGTGGGAACTACAAGTAAATAtatcattaattttattaatttcttcttttaaaaaaattatcttgaAATTGTAATAAATTGTTGAGGGACCATTGTGATATTATTCCTTTCTTTTAGTTGAACGTAAGATCAGCTTGTTTCTATGCTttggaataaaagtaaaataatatcacaaatggtcctcataattttatcaattttttaagataaattattttaaaaggaataaattaataaaataaatgtaatatttagtTGTAGTTCTCACAAAAGTCTTGACTTGAAACCTATTAATATCGTATTGAAactgaaaaaaaaacaattgaaactAACTGAAATTAATTATTAGGAAAGTTTGATAAAATATGGGGACTATTTATAATATTTGCCCATTTTTCATTTGAGCTAAACATATATATAAGACCACACCAAAAGGTGCCGACTTCTCAACTATTTCACTAATTAATCTACAACTGTATCTATTTTACTAATTAatctttttgttttatatatatggaAAAAAATAGTGCGCGTTTGGAGTACAAAATTTAGGAATGAAATTCATTTATTTGagagatttataaaaaaaattaattaatttttttattgtttggtaCAATAAAAATTGCAATTTGATGCGGTTCGAATTTAAAGGAGAAATAtgtaacttttattaattttacataatctAAAGGTTTTTTATCTTTTCAGAAAATGagattttctttttccaaaattaattttttgtttcatttgtaaaatataaattattaacccAATTCCCATGCCAGTAAGGAACAAGGAGTGGGAAGCATGTCGTGATGCTGGAGTTTAGAGAGGTTCGCTTCCCCTATGCCGACAGCGCTTCCCTTGGCCCCCACGGCCGCCCCTTTACTTccctccttttttctttttcttttttttttaaataaatgaatgtacttatttttatttttggaaaatttgtttttaattttcatgGGGTTTTCTATTTTGGCCCACTTGCCTTGCCATAGTCGTACCAAATTGAAAGGAAGGGAAAATTTGGACCCCACAAACACTGATATTTTAATGggagggaaaaagaaagaaagttaaggGCTGTGTTGCTGCGTTCTCTTCTGAAGCCAGTAAGCACCACCTTTACCTGTCTacctttttttaatatataaaatatatttctttattttgaattattatttactaCACTACTCAGTATTAGTcgctttaaattttataaactctaccaaataatgttaaaaatggtcgcatatttattttaaatattatgtgaTAAATTATAATtccatttgtaaaatttttaaaaaaaatcatttatgtttaaaatttatatagtAAAAGAAGTATACAAACAAACCAATTGTGGAttgtatttctattttatttatacgTTACATCATTGCCTCCTGGACATGAGCTGTATAGCCTAAACTTTTACTGTTGTTATTTTGTTCTTTAGCTGGGTAGAAATTTCCCAAGATTTTGCTTCGTCTTGTTCTAGTTTTTGTCAAAGGGATAGCTAgttgaatatttatttatattttttaggatTATACTGTCTTCACATCCTCTACGTTAATAAGGAGACAAATATACAAGTCACATTTAAAGAGAGTACCGTCAAGAGTAAAATGGCACATCAAATTTGTCAACACAAGCACAGCTTTGTTAGATAATGATTTATTCCACAATAAATCTACATCATTATGACTAAAATTTAGTATATCTTTACAAGTTGAAGCAATTACAACCCCAACAAAAATTCTCACTACCAACAATATTCTACTCTTTAATAacggtttttttataaaaataatactaaaaattaattaaatacaaaaatggTATAGAAAATAGATTTATTACAAAAATGAAACATTTTTGTACAATGAATATCGGTGCCATTTGACTGGTTGATGACACCATtcttttcctttaaaatgattgttttatTGGTGATGCCTGACATAATAACGACATCGTGTGATAAATCAAAACATTCAAGTATGAAAACTTTTCTTTTAGATTGGatgttgtaaaataaaaataaaaattaaagagtgTTACAATGAGGCACGCCAAATATGTTTTAGGGAATAACTCTTtcttacttaattattttttaaggcACTTTAATTTTGTGGGGGACTTCAAATATACAGTATATGGCATTTAAACTATATATATGAgcatttaatgtatatatatgctcattaatttttggggttaaattttaaaggttaaaatacgCTCGGTGTtagtatatttttcatatatttaaaatttagtttctatacttttattttcaagagtttaattactttatttttttaattaaaaaattcagaTTTATTTGTTTACaccattataattttttttgttaaacttggtagtgtaacattttgaaataaaaaaaaaaacctctcttGTTATCCCTATAACAAGAAGTGACATTGTATCTCAATTTCCTTTTTAAAATTCCACTGAAGAGATAGTTTTTTAAATTTCCtcataaatttatttcatttaatacatATGGCCCCactataaattaaaaaagaaccttaaacttattaaaatttgatatatatttttaatttattttattaaaaatatttataaaattttcaaatataatcatataatattgattttttatattatatatttttaatagcaTTATTCTTCTTTTgtagttatttttataaatggtAAGATTCTTGTACAACAAACAAATCAATTACATTTACTAGCATTTTGAAATAATGAATTGtagagtttaaaaattttaaaaatcttcaaaattttaaaatttttcatctgAACACACTTTTaaatttcgtaaaaaaaattgtttgaataaaaaaatcattaggATTCAAAAATCGAAGTAGTAACAttgattaaaaatg
The genomic region above belongs to Gossypium hirsutum isolate 1008001.06 chromosome D05, Gossypium_hirsutum_v2.1, whole genome shotgun sequence and contains:
- the LOC107905164 gene encoding growth-regulating factor 1 isoform X1; protein product: MDFGVVGLEGFVGSDTATTTTTTTTTAGCTSLAADPEAKQKWYGSGFLKQERSGNNEDDWRSSKLAKFDDFSTSKAALHNHRNTLLRSNFSIFSDGQHQQQQMLSFSAPKSDALSVDTASQSVAFPYFQLTSPAYTRNTGYNTGGFNGANMHGVLAGGRGPFTPSQWMELEHQALIYKYITSNVPIPSNLLIPIRKSLDSANFSLFSGGLLRPNTFQTVGWGAFHLGFSNNTDPEPGRCRRTDGKKWRCSRDAVADQKYCERHMNRGRHRSRKPVEGQSGHSAAAIAPAKLMPTVSSSASVLGPTGGSGESNSLAIAQQQFKHSQPATASNLSAAATLNRLLLSKDTVGDTTPGLTMTSVTGDLKSKENPFLIPKQQNSYEHHSRTEFGLVSSDSLLNPSHKISALIKCRNFTSQETESQHSLRQFMDECSKTQSDRSAISWPEIDVQSDRTQLSISVPMAASDYISFTSSTNNDKVTLSPLRLSREFDPIHMGLGVGSVINDSNQRQANWIPISWEASMGGPLGEVLHSTNSSTGECKSSSALNLMTEGWDSSPRLGSSPTGVLQKTSFGSLSNSSAGSSPTAEHNKTHEGASLCNNLLGSALVQSSSLPAS
- the LOC107905164 gene encoding growth-regulating factor 1 isoform X2 is translated as MDFGVVGLEGFVGSDTATTTTTTTTTAGCTSLAADPEAKQKWYGSGFLKQERSGNNEDDWRSSKLAKFDDFSTSKAALHNHRNTLLRSNFSIFSDGQHQQQQMLSFSAPKSDALSVDTASQSVAFPYFQLTSPAYTRNTGYNTGGFNGANMHGVLAGGRGPFTPSQWMELEHQALIYKYITSNVPIPSNLLIPIRKSLDSANFSLFSGGLLRPNTLGWGAFHLGFSNNTDPEPGRCRRTDGKKWRCSRDAVADQKYCERHMNRGRHRSRKPVEGQSGHSAAAIAPAKLMPTVSSSASVLGPTGGSGESNSLAIAQQQFKHSQPATASNLSAAATLNRLLLSKDTVGDTTPGLTMTSVTGDLKSKENPFLIPKQQNSYEHHSRTEFGLVSSDSLLNPSHKISALIKCRNFTSQETESQHSLRQFMDECSKTQSDRSAISWPEIDVQSDRTQLSISVPMAASDYISFTSSTNNDKVTLSPLRLSREFDPIHMGLGVGSVINDSNQRQANWIPISWEASMGGPLGEVLHSTNSSTGECKSSSALNLMTEGWDSSPRLGSSPTGVLQKTSFGSLSNSSAGSSPTAEHNKTHEGASLCNNLLGSALVQSSSLPAS